The stretch of DNA CGCCGCGGGCGAGCAGCACGAGTTCGGCACCGGCGAAAGCGAGTGGATCGTGCTGCCGCTGTCCGGCAGCTGCACGGTGCACTGCGACGGCGAGGCGTTCGAGCTGCACGGCAGGCAGAGCGTCTTCCGCGGAGTCACCGATTTCGCCTACGCGCCCCGCGACGCGCAGGTGCGGATTTCGTCCGCAACGGGCGGAAAATTCGCGCTGACCGGTGCCCGCTGCGAGCGGCGGCTGCCCGCGCGTTACGGCCCGGCCTCGGAGGTTCCGGTGGAGCTGCGCGGCGCCGGGCAATCCAGCAGGCAGGTCAACAACTTCGGCGCGGCGCACGTGTTCGAGGCGGACCGGCTGATCGCGGTCGAGGTGCTCACCCCCGCGGGCAACTGGTCGTCGTTCCCGCCGCACAAGCACGACACCGAACGCGACGGCGAGTCCGCGCTGGAGGAGATCTACTACTTCGAGCTCGACGGCGGCTCGGACGCGATGGGCTACCAGCGCGTCTACCCGTCCGGGCCGCACAGCGAGACCGACGTGCTCGCCGAGGTGCGCGGCGGTGACGTGGTGCTGATCCCGGACGGCTGGCACGGCCCGTCGATGGCGGTGCCCGGCTACGACATGTACTACCTCAACGTCATGGCCGGCCCGTCGCCGGACCGGGCGTGGCTGATCTGCGACGACCCCGCGCACGCGTGGGTGCGCGACACCTGGGCGCAGCTGCCGGTGGACGCGCGGCTGCCGCTGTACGCGGCTCCGGAAGGAGAGCGGTGATGAGCACGCGACGGCTCACCGTCGGGCAGGCGCTGGTGCGGTTCCTGACGCAGCAGCACTCCGAGCGCGATGGCGCGCGGACCCGGTTGATCGCCGGATGCTGGGGAATCTTCGGGCACGGCAACGTGGCCGGGGTCGGCCAGGCGCTGCTGGAGGATCGGGAGCTGCCCTACGTCCAGGGCCGCAACGAGCAGGCGATGGTGCACGCCGCGGTCGGCTACGCGCGCCAGAGCGGGCGGATGTCGGCCTACGCCTGCACCACCTCGATCGGCCCGGGCGCGACGAACCTGGTCACCGGAGCGGCGCTGGCTTCGATCAACCACCTTCCGGTGCTGCTGCTGCCCGGCGACGTGTTCGCGACCCGCCCGGCCGATCCGGTGCTGCAGCAGCTCGAAGTGCCGCACGCCCGCGACGTGTCGGTGAACGACGCGCTGCGCCCGGTCTCGCGCTACTTCGACCGGATCTGGCGGCCCGAGGCGCTGATCCCGTCCGCGCTGGAGGCGATGCGGGTGCTCACCGACCCGGCCGAGACCGGCGCGGTCACCCTCGCGCTGCCGCAGGACGTGCAGGCCGAGGCGTTCGACTGGCCCGAGGAGTTCTTCGCCGAGCGCGTCTGGCCGGTGCGCCGCCCCCGCGCCGACCCGGAGTCGCTGCGCGCGGCGGCCGAACGGATCCGCGCGGCCCGCCGCCCGCTGATCATCGCCGGTGGCGGCGTGCACCACAGCGGCGCCGAGGAAGCGCTGCGCCGATTCGCCGCAGCGACCGGCATTCCGGTGTCCGAGACGCAGGCCGGGCGGGGTTCGCTTCGCTTCGACGATCCGCGCGAGCTCGGCTCGATCGGGCACACCGGCACGTCGGCCTCCGACGACATCGCGCGGCGCGCGGACCTGGTGATCGGCGTGGGCACCCGCTACTCGGACTTCACCACCGCCTCGCACACTCTGTTCGCCGAGCCGGACGTGCGGTTCGTGAACATCAACATCACCGGGATGGACGCGCACAAGCAGTCCGCGACCGCGGTGGTCGGCGACGCCCGCGAAGCGCTGACCGACCTCGCCGAACGACTCGCCGGGCACCGCGTGGACGACGAGTACGCGCGGGAGTACGCGACCGCGGCGGAGAAGTGGTCCCGGGTGGTCGACCGGGTGACCAAGGCCGCGGACGGCGCCGAACGCCCCGGCCAGGCCGAAGTGCTCGGCGCGCTGGACGACGTGCTCGACGACCGCGACGTGGTGATCAACGCCGCCGGGTCGCTGCCGGAGGACCTGAACAAGTTGTGGCGTGCCAAGGAGCCGCGGCAGTACCACGTGGAGTACGGCTACTCCTGCATGGGCTACGAGCTGCCCGCCGCGATCGGCGCGCGGCTGGCCGCCCCGGACCGCGAGGTGTTCGCGCTCGTCGGCGACGGCACCTACCTGATGCTGCCGACCGAGCTGGTCACCGCCGTGCAGGAAGGCATCAAGATCATCCCGGTGCTGGTGCAGAACCACGGCTACGCCTCCATCGGCGGGCTGTCCGAGAAGGTGGGCGCCGAGCGGTTCGGCACCGCCTACCGGTTCCGGGACCACGACGGCAGGTTCACCGGCGAGCCGCTGCCGGTGGACCTGGCGGCGAACATGCGCAGCCTCGGCGTCGACGTGCTGCGCGCGGACACCGTCGACGAGCTGCGCGAAGCGCTGCGCACCGCCCGTGCGGCCGACCGGCCGACCGCGGTCCACGTGGAGACCGATCCGGCGAAGAAGCAGCTGCCGCCGGAGGCGTGGTGGGACGTCCCGGTCGCCGAGGTCGCCGCGCTGGAAAGCACCCGCGCGGCACGTGAGCAGTACGACCACAACCGCCGCGACCAGCGGCATTACCTGTAACCTGCGCGCGCCGGTGGCCGTGCGGGCGCGCGCCCGGGCGCACAGGACGATCACGATGGGAACCGAAGGAATGGCCATTCAGCACATCCGGCATTGGATCGACGGCAAGGCGGCCGAGGGCACCTCGGGCGAGTTCCAGGCGGTGACGAACCCGGCGACCGGTGCGCAGACCGGGCGGCTGCCGCTGGCGAGCGTCGACGAGGTGGACACCGCGGTCGCTTCGGCGGCGGGGGCGCAGCGCGAGTGGGCCAAGTCCTCGCTGGCCAAGCGCACCCAGGTGTTGTTCAAGTACCGCGAGCTGCTGGACCGGCACCGGGAGGAGATCGCGGAGCTGATCACCGCCGAGCACGGCAAGGTGCGCTCCGACGCGCTCGGCGAGGTCGCCCGCGGGATGGAGATCGTGGAGCTGGCCTGCGGCATCCCGCAGCTGCTCAAGGGCGAGACCTCCACCGAGGTCTCCAGCCGGGTCGACGTGGAGTCGATCCGCCAGCCGGTGGGCGTGGTCGCCGGGATCACCCCGTTCAACTTCCCCGCGATGGTGCCGATGTGGATGTTCCCGCTGGCCATCGCCTGCGGGAACGCGTTCGTGCTCAAGCCCAGCGAGAAGGACCCGTCGGCCACGGCGCGGCTGGTGGAGCTGGCCACCGAGGCCGGGCTGGCGGACGGCGTGCTGAACCTGGTGCACGGCGACAAGGTCGCGGTGGACCGGCTGCTGACCCACCCGGACGTCGACGCGGTGAGCTTCGTCGGCTCCACCCCGATCGCGCAGTACGTGCAGCAGACCGCGGTCGCGCACGGCAAGCGGGTGCAGGCGCTGGCCGGGGCGAAGAACCACATGCTGGTGCTGCCGGACGCCGACCTGGACCAGGCCGCCGACGCCGCGGTCTCGGCCGCCTACGGCTCGGCGGGCGAGCGGTGCATGGCGGTGTCCGTGGTCGTGGCGGTCGACCCGATCGGTGACGAGCTGGTCGGCAGGATCGCCGAGCGGGCGCGGAACCTGCGCATCGGCCCCGGCGACCAGGAGTCCTCCGAGATGGGGCCGCTGGTGACCGCCGAGCACCGCGAGAAGGTCGCCTCCTACGTGCCGCAGGCGCGCGAGCAGGGCGCTGAGGTCGTGGTGGACGGCACCGGCTACCGGGTGCCCGGCCACGAGGACGGCTTCTTCGTCGGGGTGAGCCTGCTGGACAAGGTCACCCCGGACATGGACGCCTACGCCGACGAGATCTTCGGGCCGGTGCTGTGCGTGGTCCGCGCCGGGTCCTACGAGCAGGCGCTGGAACTGATCAACTCCTCGCGGTGGGGCAACGGCACCGCGATCTTCACCCGCGACGGCGGGGCCGCGCGCCGGTTCCAGCTGGAGGTTGAGGCCGGCATGGTCGGGGTGAACGTGCCGATCCCGGTGCCGGTCGGGACGCACTCCTTCGGCGGCTGGAAGGACTCGCTGTTCGGCGAGCACCACATGTACGGCACCGACGGGATCCGCTTCTACACCCGCGGCAAGGTCATCACGACCCGCTGGCCGGACCCCAGCGACGGCGGCGTCGACCTCGGGTTCCCGCAGAACACGTGAATTCCGCGGACATCGCCGTCGGCGAGTCATGGGCTTGACCGCCCTCGACCGGATACGGTGTGTCCCAGCAGGACCCCGCCGAGCTGGCCGGGCCGGTCGCAGGCGCCTAGACCGATCGGACCCGGCTCTACCGGGCGGCCAAAAGGGAGGGGCGGCAAGCCGCCTCGGTCGCCCGATGTGGAAAGGCCCGCTGGCTCCAGGAGTCAGCGGGTTTTTCGCATTTCGCCAGGAGTGGGCGGCCCGGTTCGGACGAGCGGTCCGTTCGCTCGGCTCGACGGCCCGCGGGCTACTGCTTGGGCATCAGGATCCACAGCGCGATGTAGATCACGAACTGCGGTCCGGGCAGCACGCAGGAGATCACGAAGATCAGCCGCACCAGCGTGGTGTTCCACCCGAACCGCTGCGCGAGGCCCGCGCACACGCCGGCGATCATGGTGCCGCTGCGGGGGCGTTGCAGTGCTTTGCTCATGTCCGCAAGGGTCCCGCCATCCCGGCTGGTTCGCCCGGCTCGCACGTGCTGAGCTGGGACGATGGCCATCGAAGCGCCCCTCGACGTGGCACGGGAGCTCTACCGCGGCGAACCGGCGGAGTTCGTCGCGGCCCGCGACCGGCACGTCGCGCAGGCCCGCCGGGACGGCGACGAGCAGCGCGCCGAGGCGATCCGGGCGCTGCGCAAACCGACCACGGCGGCGTGGGCGGTGAACCGGCTGGCCGTCGAGGACGCCGATGCGGTCGCCGAGCTGATCGAAGTGGGCGACGGGCTGCGCACTGCGCAGCGGGAACTGCGCGGCGACGAGATCCGGCGGCTGGACCAGCGGCGCGATGAACTCGTACGGCGGTTGCTGGACCGAGCCGGGCAGCTCGTCAAGGGCAGCGGCCGCGGGTTCGGCGAGCAGGCACGGCGCCAGGTCGAGAGCACGCTGTCGGCCGCGGTCGCCGAACCGGACTCGGCGCAGCAGGTCCGGGAGGGCGTGCTCAGCAGCGCGCTGGAGTACAGCGGGTTCGGCCTGGACGAGCTCTCGGCGGCGGCAGTGCGGCGTTCCGGCGCCGGAAGCCAGCGGCCGCGACGAAAGCGCGGTTCCGCGCGGCGCGGCGCCGAATCCGGCGGAGGAGCCCGCCGCGAGACCGAGCAGTCCGAACGAGAGCCGCAGCGCGCAGCGGACCGGCGATCCACCGAGCAGCCCGATCGCGCCGAAGGCGACCGAGCCGATTCCCGCCGCGCCGGGACGAAGTCCGGGCCCCGAGCGCACCGGCGGAACGCCGAACGCTCCGAGGCGGAAGCCGAGCCGGCCGCGGACTCCCCCAGCTCCAGCGCCACCCGCCCCGGCCGGAAGCGCACCGGCCGATCCCGCCGCAGCACCGCGAAGCGATCCCGCTCGGCCGCCGAAGACGCCGACTCCGCCGCGGCCCGGCTCCAGCAGGCCGAGACCGAACTCGACCAGGCCGAACAGCAACGCGAGGAGCAGCAGCGCCGCCGCGACGAGCTGCGCCGCGAACTCGACGACCTCGGCACGCAGCTGCGCGAGACGGACCGCCGGGTCTCCCGCGCCCGCCGAGATCGCAACGCCGCGCGCCGCCGCTACGACGCGGCCCGCGGCTGAGGCCGGATCAATCGCAGCCGGCTGAGCTGCCGCACCGGACCGAGCAGACGGTCCTGAGCAGGTCGTTCGGCACCGTGGCGGGTCATCGGCACCGCTGCGAAGCTGAGTCGCATGACCGCCCGCTGGTTGCGCGTCGTCGCGACGATCGCAGTTGTAGCGGCGATCGCCGCGCTGATCTACGCCGACCGGCACGAGCTCCCCGCCGCCGGCCGCGCGCTGCGCCACGCCGACCGCGCGTGGTTGACCGCGGGCGTGCTCGTGCTGCTGGTCTGGACGGCGAACTGGGTGCTGCTGCACCTGGCGGCGCGGAAGGTCACCGGCGCGGGCGGCTATCGGGAGTTCGCGCGGCTGCTGCCGGTGACGGTGGCATCGCTGGCGCTGAACCTGGCGGTGAAGTCCGGGAACCTCGCGGGCTTGGCGGCGTTCTCGGCGGACGCCCGCAGGCGCGGCGGCGGAGGCCGGGTCACCGGTGCGTACCTCGCGGCGGCGCAGACCGCCGAAGTCGCGTTCGTGGTCACGCTGGCCGCGGGCATGGCCGTGGTGTGCTGGGACGGCAAGATCGAGCGCGCGGAGATCGCCGCGGTGGTGCTGTTCGCCGCCGGCCTGCTGAGCAGGGTGGTGGCGCTGGTGGCGGCGGTGCGCAGCCGCGAGGTGCTGCGCCGGGTGTGGGTGTGGCCGGGCAGGACCCTGGACCGCCTGCTGCGCCGCCCGCCGCGGCAGCGCGACACCGCGCAGGCCGACGACTTCTACGACGCGGTGGCGGCGATCCGTGCGCACCCGTGGTCGGCGGTGCCCGCGGTGTGCTTCGGGGTCCTGGTAGATCTGCTGGGCGCAACCGTGCTGTGGGCGTCGCTTGCCGCGGTCGGCGCCGGTGACCGGCCGCTGGTGGCGCTGGTGGCCTACGCGGTGTCGACGCTGTTCGGCATCGTCGGCGTGCTGCCCGGCGGGCTCGGATTCGTCGAATTCGGGGCGACGGCGGTGCTGGCTTCCTACGATGTTCCGGTGGGTGTGGCGGCTGCGGCGGTGCTGGTGTTCCGCGTGTTCGTGTTCTGGTTGCCGCTGGCCGTGGGTGGTCTGCTCGCGTGGCGACTGCGTGCTTCACCCGGACAGCGGAACCGGTTGCGCGGCGCGGCCCACGGGTGATCATCAGCGGGGCGGCGGCGCTTATCATGGCCGCGCGATCGTGGCCGACCGGTCGCGGGAGGTGGACGGAGTTTCGTGCGCGGGGTCGACTACTACGAGTTGCTGGGCGTGGACAGATCGGCGTCCGCCGCGGAGATCAAGACGGCGTACCGGACGCTGGCG from Saccharopolyspora sp. SCSIO 74807 encodes:
- the iolB gene encoding 5-deoxy-glucuronate isomerase gives rise to the protein MADKSFYLPAGSAARGDYAVHVDPASAGWGYSSLRVLDLAAGEQHEFGTGESEWIVLPLSGSCTVHCDGEAFELHGRQSVFRGVTDFAYAPRDAQVRISSATGGKFALTGARCERRLPARYGPASEVPVELRGAGQSSRQVNNFGAAHVFEADRLIAVEVLTPAGNWSSFPPHKHDTERDGESALEEIYYFELDGGSDAMGYQRVYPSGPHSETDVLAEVRGGDVVLIPDGWHGPSMAVPGYDMYYLNVMAGPSPDRAWLICDDPAHAWVRDTWAQLPVDARLPLYAAPEGER
- the iolD gene encoding 3D-(3,5/4)-trihydroxycyclohexane-1,2-dione acylhydrolase (decyclizing) encodes the protein MSTRRLTVGQALVRFLTQQHSERDGARTRLIAGCWGIFGHGNVAGVGQALLEDRELPYVQGRNEQAMVHAAVGYARQSGRMSAYACTTSIGPGATNLVTGAALASINHLPVLLLPGDVFATRPADPVLQQLEVPHARDVSVNDALRPVSRYFDRIWRPEALIPSALEAMRVLTDPAETGAVTLALPQDVQAEAFDWPEEFFAERVWPVRRPRADPESLRAAAERIRAARRPLIIAGGGVHHSGAEEALRRFAAATGIPVSETQAGRGSLRFDDPRELGSIGHTGTSASDDIARRADLVIGVGTRYSDFTTASHTLFAEPDVRFVNINITGMDAHKQSATAVVGDAREALTDLAERLAGHRVDDEYAREYATAAEKWSRVVDRVTKAADGAERPGQAEVLGALDDVLDDRDVVINAAGSLPEDLNKLWRAKEPRQYHVEYGYSCMGYELPAAIGARLAAPDREVFALVGDGTYLMLPTELVTAVQEGIKIIPVLVQNHGYASIGGLSEKVGAERFGTAYRFRDHDGRFTGEPLPVDLAANMRSLGVDVLRADTVDELREALRTARAADRPTAVHVETDPAKKQLPPEAWWDVPVAEVAALESTRAAREQYDHNRRDQRHYL
- a CDS encoding CoA-acylating methylmalonate-semialdehyde dehydrogenase, producing the protein MGTEGMAIQHIRHWIDGKAAEGTSGEFQAVTNPATGAQTGRLPLASVDEVDTAVASAAGAQREWAKSSLAKRTQVLFKYRELLDRHREEIAELITAEHGKVRSDALGEVARGMEIVELACGIPQLLKGETSTEVSSRVDVESIRQPVGVVAGITPFNFPAMVPMWMFPLAIACGNAFVLKPSEKDPSATARLVELATEAGLADGVLNLVHGDKVAVDRLLTHPDVDAVSFVGSTPIAQYVQQTAVAHGKRVQALAGAKNHMLVLPDADLDQAADAAVSAAYGSAGERCMAVSVVVAVDPIGDELVGRIAERARNLRIGPGDQESSEMGPLVTAEHREKVASYVPQAREQGAEVVVDGTGYRVPGHEDGFFVGVSLLDKVTPDMDAYADEIFGPVLCVVRAGSYEQALELINSSRWGNGTAIFTRDGGAARRFQLEVEAGMVGVNVPIPVPVGTHSFGGWKDSLFGEHHMYGTDGIRFYTRGKVITTRWPDPSDGGVDLGFPQNT
- a CDS encoding flippase-like domain-containing protein → MTARWLRVVATIAVVAAIAALIYADRHELPAAGRALRHADRAWLTAGVLVLLVWTANWVLLHLAARKVTGAGGYREFARLLPVTVASLALNLAVKSGNLAGLAAFSADARRRGGGGRVTGAYLAAAQTAEVAFVVTLAAGMAVVCWDGKIERAEIAAVVLFAAGLLSRVVALVAAVRSREVLRRVWVWPGRTLDRLLRRPPRQRDTAQADDFYDAVAAIRAHPWSAVPAVCFGVLVDLLGATVLWASLAAVGAGDRPLVALVAYAVSTLFGIVGVLPGGLGFVEFGATAVLASYDVPVGVAAAAVLVFRVFVFWLPLAVGGLLAWRLRASPGQRNRLRGAAHG
- a CDS encoding PspC domain-containing protein, which produces MSKALQRPRSGTMIAGVCAGLAQRFGWNTTLVRLIFVISCVLPGPQFVIYIALWILMPKQ